The window AACTTTCAGTCTACACGACGGGAAAGATAGAGACTCGGCGATGCTGCGTCTCTACTGATACCTGGGTCGTGCATATTTTTTCAGTCAGCCGGCGGCGATTTGATTGCCCGAGTTCGTGTGCGTCGCGGCAAATTCCGCAGTGAGCGTCTTCTTCGGTCCACGCTTCTTCACAAGCATAATGCGAATGCGCTCGAGCAGGTCCATCGGCGGGTAAGAACCCTTAGGCAGAAAGATATCCGCGCAAGTTCCTTTTTCATACATCTTCACTTTCCCGCTGAAGAGGATCATCGGTGTTTCAGGCGCAAGTTCTTTAAGAACCCGGACGACCTCCGCGCCATCCATCTCGGGCATGACTAAATCAGTAAGAACCAGGTCGATGGCGCCAGAGTGTTGAAACATCTCGATCGCTTCGCGGCCGCTGCTCGCAGTGAGCACACGGTACCCGCGCGTCTCCAGCATGAATTTTCGAATGGAGAGAGATTGTTCGTTGTCGTCGATGCAGAGAATAACTTTTTTCGGTCGCATGATTACCGTACGTTTCCATCCGCAACATTGCGGAGGGTAGCGGAAGGTCAGTCGCAAAACTCGGAGTAGGCGCAGGAATGGACCCGAAGAAGAGGCGCAGCATCGTTCTTAAGATGCGCGACGCTCAGCTCAACATTCACAGCGCCCGAACCCGCGTTCAGGACGGCCTGCCTGTTCTAGATTTTCTTTTCGAAAGGGCGATCATTTCGTGAGAAGCGTTTTTG of the Acidobacteriota bacterium genome contains:
- a CDS encoding response regulator — translated: MRPKKVILCIDDNEQSLSIRKFMLETRGYRVLTASSGREAIEMFQHSGAIDLVLTDLVMPEMDGAEVVRVLKELAPETPMILFSGKVKMYEKGTCADIFLPKGSYPPMDLLERIRIMLVKKRGPKKTLTAEFAATHTNSGNQIAAG